One part of the Mycolicibacterium aromaticivorans JS19b1 = JCM 16368 genome encodes these proteins:
- a CDS encoding DUF2254 domain-containing protein, with product MFQGARQRQAVFVDTVRSRLWPVPAIGVIAAVALGVALPQLDTALDARMPVTLAGYLFGGGADGAREVLAAIATSLMTVTSLTFSLTLVTLQLASSQYSPRLLRTFASDRFVQRTLALFLATFAYALTVLRTIRNAVDGSASFVPRISVTVAYLLAMASVLGLVLFLGHLVRQIRIETMLDHVSRDVIDTVCRTAAPLGDEPAFVPPLPRTRTHIIAARSSGFLTQVGEAALVAAAVDADAVVLVDRPVGSSIVANVPVALCWAAGPSSELDGDGLDSLRERVAGALHTGVERTATQDVGYGLRQLTDVAVRALSPGINDPTTAVHALQSCTAVLCELAGYRLGPRILRDEDDVARVVLTRPDLPELLDMVCTQPQIYGERDPLVMGSLLMLLRDLAWVVRQPEHRLAIADRCQRLRLSIAAQQFESSGRSGLERLMSQVDEALHQRWDLGNDSHAEGRQPR from the coding sequence ATGTTTCAGGGGGCTCGGCAGCGCCAGGCGGTCTTCGTCGATACGGTCCGCAGCCGGCTCTGGCCGGTACCGGCGATCGGTGTGATCGCCGCCGTTGCCCTCGGGGTTGCACTTCCGCAGCTGGACACCGCACTCGACGCGCGCATGCCCGTGACGTTGGCGGGCTATCTGTTCGGCGGAGGCGCTGACGGCGCGCGAGAGGTGTTGGCCGCCATCGCGACGTCGTTGATGACCGTTACGTCGCTGACGTTCTCGTTGACGCTGGTGACGTTGCAGTTGGCCAGCAGTCAATACTCCCCGCGGCTCCTGCGGACCTTCGCTTCCGACCGATTTGTGCAGCGCACCCTCGCGCTCTTTCTTGCGACCTTCGCCTACGCGCTCACCGTCCTGCGGACGATCCGCAATGCTGTCGACGGGTCCGCCTCGTTCGTCCCACGCATTTCGGTCACCGTTGCTTACCTGTTGGCGATGGCCAGCGTGCTGGGCTTGGTGCTGTTTCTCGGACATCTGGTACGGCAGATCAGGATCGAGACGATGCTCGATCACGTCTCGAGAGACGTCATCGACACGGTCTGCCGCACGGCGGCACCTCTGGGCGACGAGCCCGCGTTCGTCCCGCCGCTGCCGCGCACGCGGACGCACATCATCGCCGCACGGTCATCGGGCTTCCTCACCCAGGTCGGCGAGGCCGCGTTGGTCGCAGCCGCGGTTGACGCCGATGCTGTGGTGTTGGTCGATCGTCCGGTGGGCAGCAGCATCGTGGCGAATGTGCCGGTCGCCTTGTGCTGGGCTGCCGGCCCCTCCAGTGAGCTCGACGGAGACGGCCTGGACTCACTGCGCGAGCGCGTGGCGGGCGCCCTGCACACCGGTGTCGAACGCACCGCAACTCAGGATGTCGGTTACGGGTTGCGCCAGCTGACCGACGTCGCGGTTCGGGCATTGTCACCCGGCATCAACGACCCCACCACCGCTGTCCATGCCTTGCAGTCCTGCACTGCGGTGCTGTGTGAGTTGGCCGGTTACCGACTCGGCCCGCGGATTCTGCGCGATGAGGACGACGTCGCCCGAGTGGTGCTGACCCGCCCGGACTTGCCCGAACTGCTCGACATGGTCTGCACCCAGCCGCAGATCTACGGCGAGCGTGATCCGCTGGTCATGGGCAGCCTTCTGATGCTGCTGCGAGACCTTGCCTGGGTGGTGCGCCAGCCGGAGCACCGGCTGGCGATCGCGGATCGATGCCAGCGGCTGCGCCTCAGCATCGCGGCACAGCAATTCGAATCTTCTGGACGCAGCGGGCTGGAGCGGCTCATGAGCCAGGTCGACGAGGCGCTCCATCAGCGATGGGATCTCGGCAATGACAGTCACGCGGAAGGAAGGCAGCCACGATGA
- the fadD8 gene encoding fatty-acid--CoA ligase FadD8 — translation MSDELLRHPLHSGHLTVGALKRNKNKPVLHLGDTTLTGGELADRISQYIQAFEALGAGSGATAGLLSLNRPEVLMIIGAGQTQGYRRVALHPLGSLDDHAYVLNDAGVTSLIIDPNPMFIERAQGLLEKVPALKQVLTLGPVPEALGDSAVDLIAEAAKYTPKPLVAADLPPDHVGGMAYTGGTTGKPKGVLGTAQSITTMTTVQLAEWEWPENPRFLMCTPLSHAGAAFFVPTVVKGGELVVLTKFDPAEVLRVIEEQKITATMLVPSMIYALMDHPDSHTRDLSSLETVYYGASAMNPVRLAEAIRRFGPIFAQYYGQSEAPMVISYLGKKDHDEKRLTSCGRPTLFARTALLDADGNEVPQGEVGEICVSGPLLSGGYHNLPEETAKTFKDGWLHTGDMAREDEDGYWFIVDRVKDMIVTGGFNVFPREVEDVVAEHPAVAQVCVIGTPDEKWGEAVTAVIVLRPDHPSDDDAVATLTAEIQASVKDRKGSVQSPKQVIIVDSVPVTALGKPDKKAVRAQFWEGSSRAVG, via the coding sequence ATGAGTGACGAGCTGCTTCGCCATCCCCTGCATTCTGGCCACCTGACCGTCGGAGCGCTGAAGCGCAACAAGAACAAGCCGGTGCTGCATCTGGGTGACACCACCCTGACCGGAGGCGAACTCGCGGACCGCATCAGCCAGTACATTCAGGCGTTCGAGGCGCTCGGCGCCGGAAGCGGGGCGACCGCGGGGCTGTTGTCGCTCAACCGGCCGGAGGTGCTGATGATCATCGGCGCCGGCCAGACCCAAGGTTATCGCCGGGTGGCACTACACCCTCTCGGCTCACTCGACGACCACGCCTACGTGCTCAACGACGCCGGGGTGACTTCGCTGATCATCGACCCCAACCCGATGTTCATCGAGCGGGCGCAGGGCTTGCTGGAGAAGGTGCCCGCCCTCAAGCAGGTGCTGACGCTGGGCCCGGTGCCGGAAGCCCTGGGTGATTCCGCGGTGGACCTGATCGCCGAGGCCGCCAAGTACACGCCGAAGCCGTTGGTGGCGGCCGACCTTCCGCCCGACCACGTCGGCGGCATGGCCTACACCGGCGGCACCACCGGTAAGCCGAAGGGCGTGCTGGGCACCGCACAGTCGATCACCACGATGACGACGGTTCAGCTCGCCGAGTGGGAGTGGCCGGAGAACCCGCGGTTCCTGATGTGCACGCCGCTATCACATGCCGGCGCCGCGTTCTTCGTGCCGACCGTGGTCAAGGGCGGCGAGCTGGTAGTGCTGACCAAGTTCGACCCGGCCGAGGTGCTGCGGGTGATCGAGGAGCAGAAGATCACCGCCACCATGCTGGTGCCGTCGATGATCTACGCGCTGATGGATCACCCCGATTCGCACACCCGCGACCTGTCGTCGCTGGAGACGGTGTACTACGGCGCCTCGGCGATGAACCCGGTGCGCCTGGCCGAGGCGATCCGCCGCTTCGGCCCGATCTTCGCGCAGTACTACGGACAGTCCGAAGCCCCGATGGTGATCTCCTACCTCGGCAAGAAGGACCACGACGAGAAGCGGCTGACCTCCTGCGGGCGGCCCACCCTGTTCGCGCGCACCGCACTGCTCGACGCCGACGGCAACGAGGTGCCGCAGGGCGAAGTCGGCGAGATCTGCGTGTCCGGGCCGCTGCTGTCCGGCGGGTACCACAACCTGCCGGAGGAGACGGCCAAGACGTTCAAGGACGGCTGGCTGCACACCGGCGACATGGCGCGCGAGGACGAGGACGGCTACTGGTTCATCGTCGACCGGGTCAAGGACATGATCGTGACCGGCGGCTTCAACGTGTTCCCGCGCGAGGTGGAGGACGTCGTCGCCGAACATCCCGCGGTTGCGCAGGTCTGCGTGATCGGCACCCCCGACGAGAAGTGGGGCGAGGCCGTCACCGCGGTGATCGTGCTGCGCCCGGATCATCCCTCCGACGATGACGCGGTGGCGACGCTGACCGCCGAGATCCAGGCGTCGGTCAAGG
- a CDS encoding DUF3253 domain-containing protein — protein MTDVRGRLRAAILTMTAERAPRTICPSDAARAVDAEHWRELMNATRELARELARTGDVVITQKGAVLDPDVEWRGPVRIGRLRG, from the coding sequence ATGACGGACGTGCGCGGTCGGCTGCGCGCCGCGATCCTGACGATGACAGCCGAGCGTGCCCCGCGCACGATCTGCCCGTCCGACGCCGCCCGCGCCGTCGATGCTGAGCACTGGCGTGAGCTGATGAACGCGACCCGCGAACTCGCCCGCGAGCTGGCGAGGACCGGCGACGTCGTCATCACGCAGAAGGGTGCGGTGCTCGATCCAGACGTTGAATGGCGCGGACCCGTCCGGATAGGACGCCTGCGCGGCTAG
- a CDS encoding TetR family transcriptional regulator has protein sequence MGRWEPDAQGRLQQAAMALYTERGFDQTTVAEIAERAGLTERTFFRYFADKREVLFGGQLQLLEQLTKSVAEAPDSSAPLDAVSTAMQAVSAFFDDRRDASRLRQAVIEANPALQERELSKRSALAAAMADGLVTRGVAETTARLTAEAGAAVFQLAFEQWLADDTHDLAHFVRRAVAELKGGF, from the coding sequence ATGGGCCGCTGGGAGCCGGACGCACAGGGCCGCCTGCAACAGGCGGCCATGGCGCTCTACACCGAACGCGGATTCGACCAGACGACCGTCGCCGAGATCGCGGAGCGGGCGGGTCTCACTGAGCGCACCTTCTTCCGCTACTTCGCCGACAAGCGCGAAGTCCTCTTCGGCGGCCAGCTCCAGCTACTGGAACAGTTGACGAAAAGCGTTGCGGAAGCGCCGGATTCGTCCGCTCCCCTAGATGCGGTCAGCACAGCGATGCAGGCGGTGAGCGCCTTCTTCGACGATCGCCGGGATGCGTCGCGACTGCGGCAAGCGGTGATCGAGGCCAACCCCGCCCTGCAGGAACGCGAGCTGTCCAAACGGTCCGCGCTCGCCGCCGCGATGGCCGACGGCCTGGTGACCCGCGGTGTCGCCGAGACCACCGCGCGCCTGACCGCCGAGGCCGGCGCCGCGGTCTTTCAGCTGGCCTTCGAGCAGTGGCTGGCCGACGACACGCACGACCTCGCTCACTTCGTGCGCCGCGCCGTCGCGGAGTTGAAGGGCGGCTTCTAG
- a CDS encoding GlxA family transcriptional regulator — translation MARSVVILGFPGVQALDVVGPHDVFTGAALLTEGGYRVSVASRDGSPVSTPTGLAFVAEAMPEPTDIDTLILPGGPGVDAVRDDPATMAWIRAAAANSRRVVSVCTGSFLVAQAGLLDGCRATTHWAFADQMAREFPAVTVDRDAIFLRSSATVWTAAGVTSGIDLSLALVEDDYGTEVAQTVARYLVLYLRRPGGQTQFAAPVWMPRARRRPIREVQEAIEADPGAAHSISELARRAAMSPRHFTRVFTDEIGEAPGAYVERVRTEAARRQLEETDDTVVTIAARCGFGSSETLRRNFIRRVGISPDQYRKTFA, via the coding sequence ATGGCGAGATCGGTGGTGATCCTCGGGTTTCCCGGGGTACAGGCCCTCGACGTGGTCGGGCCGCACGACGTGTTCACCGGCGCCGCGCTGCTGACCGAGGGCGGATACCGGGTCAGCGTCGCCTCCCGCGACGGCAGTCCGGTGAGCACCCCGACCGGCCTGGCGTTTGTCGCGGAGGCGATGCCCGAGCCCACGGACATCGACACCCTGATCCTGCCCGGCGGGCCCGGCGTCGACGCCGTCCGCGATGACCCCGCCACCATGGCCTGGATTCGCGCGGCAGCTGCCAACTCGCGGCGCGTGGTCAGCGTGTGCACCGGCTCGTTCCTGGTCGCTCAAGCCGGTCTGCTCGACGGCTGCCGCGCCACCACACACTGGGCGTTCGCCGACCAGATGGCCCGCGAGTTCCCGGCCGTGACTGTCGACCGCGACGCGATATTCCTTCGCAGCTCGGCAACAGTGTGGACGGCGGCCGGGGTGACCTCCGGCATCGACTTGTCACTGGCGCTCGTCGAGGACGACTACGGGACCGAGGTAGCCCAGACCGTCGCGCGCTACCTCGTTCTGTATCTGCGCCGCCCCGGCGGTCAGACCCAGTTCGCGGCACCGGTGTGGATGCCGCGCGCCCGTCGCCGGCCGATCCGCGAGGTGCAGGAAGCGATCGAGGCCGATCCCGGTGCCGCCCACAGTATCTCCGAGTTGGCGCGCCGCGCGGCCATGAGTCCGCGGCACTTCACCCGGGTGTTCACCGACGAGATCGGCGAGGCTCCCGGCGCCTACGTCGAGCGAGTCCGCACCGAAGCGGCCCGCCGTCAGCTCGAGGAGACCGACGACACGGTCGTCACCATTGCCGCCCGATGCGGTTTCGGCAGTTCGGAAACGTTGCGTCGCAACTTCATTCGCCGGGTCGGCATCTCACCCGACCAATATCGCAAAACGTTCGCATAG
- a CDS encoding SDR family oxidoreductase, producing MKIFVTGASGWVGSAVVPELLAAGHQVLGLARSDGSAAALTAAGADVHRGDLADLDSLRGGAKDADAVIHLAFHHDFENFSGAGELDRAAITALGETLADSGRPLVVTSGTAGHALGQVLTEDQAANPHSPRVSERAALAFVDRGVRVSIVRLAPSVHGNGDYGFVPRLVDVAREKGVSAYVGDGTNRWSAVHRDDAAVLFRLAAEGAPSGTVLHAIGEEGVPTRAIAETIGRGLGVPVTSMPAENAMDHFGWIGGFFSLDMPAGSAVTRERFGWQPTGIGLLDDVERHYFEVRTTP from the coding sequence ATGAAGATATTCGTTACCGGAGCGTCCGGCTGGGTCGGCTCGGCGGTGGTGCCCGAACTGCTCGCGGCCGGCCATCAGGTTCTCGGCCTGGCCCGCTCCGACGGGTCCGCCGCCGCGCTGACCGCCGCCGGCGCCGACGTTCACCGCGGCGACCTCGCCGACCTCGACAGCTTGCGCGGCGGCGCCAAAGATGCCGACGCCGTTATCCACCTTGCCTTCCACCACGACTTCGAGAACTTCTCCGGCGCAGGTGAACTCGACCGCGCCGCGATCACCGCCCTCGGTGAGACGCTGGCTGATTCCGGCCGCCCCCTGGTGGTCACCAGCGGAACCGCCGGGCACGCGCTCGGCCAGGTTCTCACCGAGGACCAGGCCGCCAACCCACACTCCCCACGCGTCTCCGAGCGGGCCGCGTTGGCGTTCGTCGACCGCGGAGTGCGGGTGTCGATCGTTCGGCTTGCGCCCTCGGTGCACGGCAACGGCGACTACGGGTTCGTCCCGCGGCTGGTCGACGTCGCTCGCGAGAAGGGTGTGTCCGCCTACGTAGGCGACGGCACCAACCGCTGGTCGGCGGTGCACCGCGACGACGCCGCCGTGCTGTTCCGGCTGGCCGCCGAAGGTGCACCCAGTGGGACCGTGCTGCATGCGATCGGCGAAGAAGGTGTGCCCACCCGGGCGATCGCCGAGACGATCGGCCGAGGCCTGGGCGTTCCGGTCACCAGCATGCCTGCCGAGAACGCGATGGATCACTTCGGGTGGATCGGTGGGTTCTTCAGCCTCGACATGCCGGCCGGCAGCGCCGTCACCCGTGAGCGGTTCGGCTGGCAGCCCACCGGAATCGGACTGCTCGACGACGTGGAGCGGCACTATTTCGAGGTCAGGACCACACCGTGA
- a CDS encoding MFS transporter — protein sequence MSQQQVTGLAATMTIVAMGLGYSITAADPTILSANLAEVRHGLGFSPSTASFLACLATLTLAAAVLGAGALGDLYGMKRMFAIGCYGSIGFGVLAAVAPNVAVLTFARAGVGIGFAFVLGLSLAIINAVFPAERRAAAIAMYLGVGHALSVFQPAVGSWLAAHFGWRACFLVTPVLAAVTLALTMRYVPETLRWQRKLDVVGIVLIAVGLILLILGLTQLQGGFHVSALVQIMVGIALAAAFVLWERHTDEPALDMRIFGSGRFNAAVVAGATFNFLQGGATILFAYYLVTIRGESPEMLGLLLIPAVLLASVAATAAGRAVDRFGERAVLMSGLAILLAGMVMLVVLDAHTPILVMGVAVTLNAIGGAVVQTPQSTIMMSSAPAELGGVISAVKPAVGQASYSLGPALFALVGTTLFLRDGRQKLEGSGITEDQARDALRVAHGGVPGPAAGAEVLDPEQARWVVSEAAQSWLTAIHDLSLIMAVVPAAAMMLAWVLLRPKAGSSSA from the coding sequence ATGTCGCAGCAGCAGGTGACCGGCCTCGCCGCGACCATGACGATCGTGGCCATGGGTCTGGGCTACAGCATCACCGCCGCCGACCCGACGATCCTGTCGGCCAACCTCGCCGAGGTGCGCCACGGTCTGGGGTTCAGCCCCAGCACCGCCAGTTTCCTGGCCTGCCTGGCCACACTCACGCTGGCCGCGGCGGTGCTCGGCGCGGGTGCGCTCGGGGACCTGTACGGCATGAAGCGGATGTTCGCGATCGGCTGTTACGGCTCGATCGGCTTCGGCGTGCTCGCGGCCGTGGCACCCAACGTGGCGGTGCTGACGTTCGCTCGGGCCGGGGTGGGCATTGGCTTCGCATTTGTTCTGGGGTTGTCGCTGGCCATCATCAACGCGGTGTTCCCGGCGGAACGCCGTGCCGCTGCGATCGCGATGTACCTAGGCGTCGGCCACGCCCTCAGCGTGTTTCAGCCCGCGGTCGGAAGCTGGCTGGCGGCGCATTTCGGTTGGCGTGCATGCTTTCTGGTGACCCCGGTGCTGGCCGCCGTCACGCTCGCGCTGACCATGCGATACGTACCGGAGACGTTGCGGTGGCAGCGCAAGCTGGACGTCGTCGGGATCGTGTTGATCGCGGTCGGACTGATCCTGTTGATTCTCGGGCTCACTCAGCTGCAGGGCGGTTTCCACGTGAGCGCTCTGGTGCAGATCATGGTCGGGATCGCGCTGGCGGCGGCGTTCGTGTTGTGGGAGCGGCACACCGACGAACCGGCGTTGGACATGCGCATCTTCGGATCCGGTCGGTTCAACGCCGCGGTGGTCGCCGGCGCGACGTTCAACTTTCTGCAGGGCGGGGCCACCATCCTGTTCGCCTACTACCTGGTCACCATCCGCGGTGAGTCGCCGGAGATGCTCGGCCTGTTGCTCATTCCCGCTGTGCTGCTGGCGTCGGTGGCCGCGACCGCGGCTGGGCGGGCGGTCGACCGGTTCGGCGAGCGCGCGGTGCTCATGTCCGGGTTGGCCATCCTGCTGGCCGGGATGGTGATGCTGGTGGTGCTCGACGCCCACACGCCGATCCTGGTCATGGGTGTTGCGGTGACGCTGAACGCGATCGGTGGCGCGGTGGTGCAGACCCCGCAGTCCACGATCATGATGTCCAGCGCGCCCGCGGAGTTGGGTGGCGTCATCTCGGCGGTGAAACCGGCTGTCGGACAGGCCAGTTACTCACTCGGGCCGGCGCTGTTCGCATTGGTCGGCACGACGCTGTTCCTGCGCGACGGGCGGCAGAAGCTGGAGGGGTCGGGGATCACCGAGGACCAGGCCCGCGACGCCTTGCGTGTCGCGCACGGCGGTGTGCCCGGCCCGGCGGCCGGCGCCGAGGTCTTGGACCCGGAGCAGGCCCGCTGGGTGGTGTCTGAGGCGGCGCAGAGTTGGCTGACCGCCATCCACGACTTGAGCCTGATCATGGCCGTCGTGCCCGCCGCCGCAATGATGCTTGCCTGGGTGCTGCTGCGCCCGAAGGCTGGCTCGTCCTCGGCTTGA
- a CDS encoding o-succinylbenzoate synthase: protein MAVALEDLLDRLHVLALPMRVRFRGIMVREVALIDGPTGWGEFGAFVEYEPPEAVHWLASGVESAYCARPSVVRQVVPINATVPAVPAGQVPEVLERFPGTRTAKVKVAEPGQTLADDVARVNAVRAVIPTVRVDANGGWTVEQAVAAAAALTADGPLEYLEQPCKTVAELAEVRSRVDVAVAADESIRKAADPLAVVRARAADIAVLKVPPLGGVRALLDIAAEIDIPVVISSALDTAVGIAAGLTAAAALPRLEHACGLGTGGLFVADVAEISLVDGGLPVGDVVPDPARLAALAAPADRRDWWIERVRTCHALLAQTDTPQDNRE, encoded by the coding sequence ATGGCGGTGGCGCTGGAGGACTTGCTGGACCGGTTGCACGTTCTGGCACTGCCGATGCGGGTTCGCTTCCGCGGCATCATGGTTCGCGAGGTAGCCCTGATCGACGGGCCCACCGGCTGGGGCGAGTTCGGCGCGTTCGTCGAATACGAACCGCCCGAGGCGGTGCACTGGCTGGCGTCCGGTGTCGAATCCGCTTACTGCGCAAGGCCTTCCGTCGTACGCCAGGTGGTGCCGATCAACGCGACGGTGCCCGCCGTCCCGGCCGGGCAGGTGCCGGAGGTATTGGAGCGTTTCCCTGGCACGCGTACCGCCAAGGTGAAGGTAGCCGAGCCCGGCCAGACGCTGGCCGACGACGTCGCCCGGGTGAACGCGGTGCGTGCGGTGATCCCGACGGTGCGGGTGGACGCCAACGGCGGGTGGACCGTCGAGCAGGCGGTGGCCGCGGCGGCCGCGCTGACCGCCGACGGTCCGCTGGAATACCTTGAGCAGCCGTGTAAGACGGTAGCCGAGCTGGCCGAGGTGCGCAGCCGGGTGGACGTCGCGGTGGCCGCCGACGAGAGCATCCGCAAGGCCGCGGACCCGCTGGCGGTGGTGCGCGCGCGGGCAGCCGACATCGCTGTGCTCAAAGTGCCGCCGCTCGGCGGGGTGCGGGCGTTGTTGGACATCGCTGCCGAGATCGACATCCCGGTGGTGATCTCGAGTGCGCTGGACACCGCGGTCGGGATCGCGGCGGGGTTGACCGCGGCGGCGGCATTGCCGCGGCTGGAGCATGCCTGCGGGCTGGGCACCGGCGGGTTGTTCGTGGCGGACGTCGCGGAGATCAGCCTGGTCGACGGGGGGCTGCCGGTCGGCGATGTGGTGCCCGACCCGGCTCGGCTGGCCGCGCTCGCCGCGCCGGCCGACCGCCGCGACTGGTGGATCGAGCGAGTGCGCACCTGCCACGCGCTTCTCGCCCAAACCGACACACCGCAGGACAATCGCGAGTAG
- a CDS encoding long-chain-fatty-acid--CoA ligase, whose protein sequence is MQPPEPRFLDDRPAYWAEHRPDGQAISYLDRTWTWAQWDDRIRRLAGALVERGIGRGDVVAFLDKNHPACVELTLAAASIGAATAVINFRLAADEMDYVLNDSGAKLLIVGTELMGAVEKIRDKLTNVTAVIEVTPDGANGDGYEALLAAAAPVGRPAEVDPEDAALVMYSSGTTGRPKGVVLSHRNVLAHTINAATFEFGDDDKNMVAMPLFHVGGSAYVQYGIHAGIPTIMTREADGASLAGALLQGANRTFLVPAVLGKVLESGEDAVKLFSALKTFVYGASPMPPALLKAALKAWPDTDFIQVYGLTEVCGAITQLSPEVHRDDSRPERMISAGQPSREVEVRVVDIETLAEVPIGQPGELWFRTPQLMKEYHNKPEATASTITEDGWFRSGDIGRVDEDGFIFVEDRLKDMIISGGENIYSVEVERVLTDHPAVLDAAVFGVPDEKWGESVKAVVELSAGGQTSEEELVAWCRERLAHYKCPRSVEISPALPRNPTGKLLKRDLRNPYWENRGRAI, encoded by the coding sequence ATGCAACCACCCGAACCACGCTTCCTCGATGACCGGCCGGCGTACTGGGCCGAGCACAGGCCCGACGGTCAGGCCATCAGCTACCTGGACCGCACCTGGACCTGGGCGCAGTGGGACGACCGGATCCGGCGCCTCGCCGGCGCTCTGGTGGAGCGCGGCATCGGCCGCGGCGACGTGGTGGCGTTCTTGGACAAGAACCACCCCGCATGCGTCGAGCTGACGCTGGCGGCGGCGTCGATCGGCGCGGCCACCGCCGTGATCAACTTCCGGCTGGCCGCCGACGAGATGGACTACGTCCTCAATGACTCCGGCGCCAAACTGCTGATCGTCGGTACCGAGCTGATGGGTGCTGTCGAGAAGATCCGCGACAAGCTGACCAACGTCACAGCGGTCATCGAGGTGACTCCCGACGGCGCAAACGGTGACGGGTATGAGGCCCTGTTGGCCGCCGCCGCCCCGGTCGGGCGTCCCGCCGAGGTCGATCCCGAGGATGCCGCGCTGGTCATGTATTCCTCGGGCACCACGGGCCGGCCCAAGGGTGTGGTCCTGTCTCACCGAAACGTGTTGGCGCACACGATCAATGCCGCGACGTTCGAGTTCGGCGACGACGACAAGAACATGGTGGCGATGCCGTTGTTCCATGTCGGCGGGTCGGCTTACGTTCAGTACGGCATTCACGCCGGCATCCCGACGATCATGACGCGTGAGGCCGACGGTGCGTCGCTGGCCGGCGCACTCCTGCAGGGTGCCAACCGGACGTTCCTGGTGCCCGCCGTGCTGGGCAAAGTGCTGGAGTCCGGTGAGGATGCGGTAAAGCTGTTCAGCGCATTGAAGACGTTCGTCTACGGCGCGTCACCGATGCCGCCTGCGCTGCTGAAGGCGGCGCTCAAGGCCTGGCCCGACACCGATTTCATCCAGGTGTACGGCCTGACCGAGGTCTGTGGGGCGATCACCCAGCTCTCCCCGGAGGTGCACCGCGACGACTCCCGGCCCGAGCGCATGATCAGTGCCGGCCAGCCGTCTCGTGAGGTGGAGGTCCGGGTGGTCGACATCGAGACCCTTGCTGAGGTGCCGATCGGTCAGCCCGGCGAATTGTGGTTCCGCACACCGCAGTTGATGAAGGAATACCACAACAAGCCGGAGGCCACCGCCTCGACGATCACCGAGGACGGCTGGTTCCGCTCCGGTGACATCGGCCGCGTCGACGAGGACGGTTTCATCTTCGTCGAAGACCGGCTCAAGGACATGATCATCTCCGGGGGCGAGAACATCTACTCCGTCGAGGTCGAGCGGGTGCTCACCGATCATCCGGCCGTACTCGACGCCGCGGTGTTCGGCGTGCCGGACGAGAAGTGGGGCGAGTCGGTCAAGGCGGTCGTCGAATTGTCCGCCGGCGGCCAGACGTCCGAAGAGGAACTGGTTGCCTGGTGCCGGGAGCGGCTGGCGCACTACAAGTGCCCGCGCAGCGTGGAGATCTCGCCGGCGTTGCCGCGCAACCCCACCGGCAAGCTGCTCAAGCGCGATCTGCGCAACCCGTACTGGGAGAACCGCGGCCGCGCGATCTGA